One Halarcobacter ebronensis genomic window carries:
- a CDS encoding AEC family transporter produces MEHILTALIPIFLLILTGFSFKKIDFPSSEFWKNADKLTYFILMPALLVFKLSTANLNNLEAFDFVVTGILAIFAILVISIIINFKMKSSGAAFSSVVQGAIRFNTYVFLGLVSAILGDEGIALAALLITFAIPIINVICITVFAFYVNDTKATFMGMIKSIVKNPLIVACLIGGGINYFDFYMPIVAVKFLEILSATALPLGLLSIGFALDLNSVKEAKLELIISSALKLILMPLVMFFIGELFSLDSSLMTILVIFAAMPTASSSFILARQLGGDTNLMASIITFETLFSLFTVSFILGFLQYLN; encoded by the coding sequence ATGGAACATATTTTAACTGCACTTATTCCAATATTTTTACTTATTTTAACAGGATTTTCATTTAAAAAAATTGATTTTCCCTCTTCCGAATTTTGGAAGAATGCAGATAAATTGACATATTTTATTCTTATGCCAGCGCTTTTGGTTTTTAAACTCTCAACTGCAAACTTGAACAATCTTGAAGCTTTTGATTTTGTTGTAACTGGAATATTAGCGATTTTTGCCATTCTTGTTATAAGTATAATAATAAACTTTAAGATGAAATCTTCAGGGGCTGCTTTTAGTTCAGTTGTTCAAGGTGCTATTAGATTTAATACTTATGTTTTTTTAGGTCTAGTCTCTGCAATTTTAGGGGATGAAGGTATAGCATTAGCTGCACTTCTTATAACCTTTGCAATACCAATTATAAATGTAATATGCATAACTGTTTTTGCTTTTTATGTAAATGATACAAAAGCAACCTTTATGGGTATGATTAAATCAATCGTAAAGAATCCTTTGATTGTAGCTTGTCTAATTGGCGGAGGAATAAACTATTTTGATTTTTATATGCCAATTGTTGCAGTTAAATTTTTAGAGATACTTAGTGCAACAGCACTTCCTCTTGGACTTTTGTCAATTGGATTTGCTTTAGATTTAAACTCAGTAAAAGAAGCAAAATTGGAGTTAATAATCTCTTCAGCACTAAAACTTATTCTTATGCCTTTAGTGATGTTTTTTATTGGAGAACTTTTTTCTCTTGATTCTTCTTTAATGACAATACTTGTAATTTTTGCAGCAATGCCAACAGCATCTTCCTCTTTTATTTTAGCTAGACAGCTTGGAGGAGATACAAATCTTATGGCTTCTATTATCACTTTTGAGACACTTTTTTCTCTCTTTACTGTTTCATTTATTTTAGGTTTTTTACAATATCTAAACTAA
- a CDS encoding NuoB/complex I 20 kDa subunit family protein produces MAQHKVNYLQDGGAPIALTTVDKLVNWGRSNSIWPMTYGLACCAIEMMATGASRYDFDRFGTIFRASPRQSDCIIVAGTLTKKHAEFMRRLYDQMPEPKWVISMGSCANTGGMFNTYATVQGVDRVIPVDIYLPGCAPRPETLQYALMLLQKKIRRESIFRTIKKKRLV; encoded by the coding sequence ATGGCACAGCATAAAGTAAACTATTTACAAGATGGTGGAGCACCAATTGCTCTTACAACTGTTGACAAACTTGTAAACTGGGGTAGATCAAACTCTATTTGGCCAATGACTTATGGATTGGCATGTTGCGCAATTGAGATGATGGCAACGGGAGCTTCAAGATATGACTTTGATAGATTTGGTACTATCTTTAGAGCAAGTCCAAGACAATCTGACTGTATTATTGTTGCAGGAACATTAACAAAAAAACACGCTGAGTTTATGAGAAGATTGTATGACCAGATGCCAGAGCCTAAATGGGTTATCTCTATGGGGTCATGTGCAAATACAGGTGGGATGTTTAATACCTATGCAACAGTTCAAGGTGTTGATAGGGTAATTCCAGTCGATATCTATCTTCCAGGATGTGCACCAAGACCTGAGACTTTACAATATGCTCTTATGCTTCTACAAAAGAAGATTAGAAGAGAGTCTATTTTTAGAACTATCAAGAAAAAAAGGTTAGTGTAA
- a CDS encoding NADH-ubiquinone oxidoreductase subunit E family protein produces MKRFDLRPLKDNFYDRMLELMDQEIIDGENAIFLFEIGDFSPIQKSADVIYEAGYTLMNSIKFNEVDWTLVVKKVKPEPKPVVEEPEVEDDDDEDDEE; encoded by the coding sequence GTGAAAAGATTTGATTTAAGACCTTTGAAAGATAACTTCTATGACAGAATGTTAGAGCTTATGGACCAAGAGATTATTGATGGTGAAAATGCAATCTTTCTTTTTGAAATAGGAGATTTTTCACCAATTCAAAAAAGTGCAGATGTGATTTATGAAGCTGGATATACTTTAATGAACTCAATAAAGTTCAATGAAGTTGATTGGACTTTAGTTGTTAAAAAAGTTAAACCAGAGCCAAAACCAGTTGTAGAAGAACCTGAAGTCGAAGATGACGACGATGAAGATGATGAAGAGTAA
- the nuoD gene encoding NADH dehydrogenase (quinone) subunit D — MKQAVNRLKPFFENIHFEREDNTMMINFGPQHPSSHGQMRLMLELQGEEIVKARPGVGYLHRGMEKMGENMMYNEFLPTTDRMDYIASTSNNYGYALAVEKLLGIEVPRRAEIIRTMLLELNRITSHLFWLATHALDVGAMSVFLYTFREREFAMDLIEDYCGARLTHSAIRIGGVPLDLPKTWCENLEKFLKILDVEINKYEGLLTENRIWRMRLENVGTISPELAKSWACSGVTLRGSGIKWDIRKEMPYGIYDELEFDVPVASTGDSFGRYLCYMQEMRESAKILRQLIPMYEKSELQLMAHAPEYISAPKEDIMTQNYSLMQHFVLVTQGMRPPKGEVYVATESPKGELGYMIVSDGTPYAYKMKLRAPSFWHTGIFEDLLPGHQLADVVTIIGSLNVVFGEIDR, encoded by the coding sequence ATGAAACAAGCAGTAAATAGATTAAAACCTTTCTTTGAAAATATACATTTTGAGAGAGAAGATAACACTATGATGATTAACTTTGGTCCTCAACACCCGTCTTCTCACGGACAAATGAGACTTATGCTTGAACTCCAAGGGGAAGAGATAGTAAAAGCTAGACCAGGAGTTGGTTATCTTCATAGGGGTATGGAGAAAATGGGTGAGAATATGATGTATAACGAGTTCTTACCAACAACCGATAGAATGGACTATATCGCTTCAACTTCAAATAACTATGGTTATGCTCTAGCAGTTGAAAAACTTTTAGGGATAGAAGTTCCAAGAAGGGCAGAAATAATTAGAACAATGCTTTTAGAGCTAAATAGAATTACTTCTCACCTATTTTGGCTTGCAACTCACGCACTTGATGTTGGTGCTATGTCAGTTTTCCTTTATACTTTTAGAGAAAGAGAGTTTGCAATGGATCTAATTGAGGACTATTGTGGAGCAAGACTTACTCACAGTGCAATTAGAATTGGAGGGGTTCCTTTAGATTTACCAAAAACTTGGTGTGAAAATTTAGAGAAATTTTTGAAAATTTTAGATGTTGAGATAAACAAATATGAAGGGCTTCTAACAGAAAATAGAATCTGGAGAATGAGACTTGAAAATGTAGGAACTATCTCTCCTGAACTTGCAAAATCTTGGGCTTGTTCTGGAGTTACTCTAAGAGGTTCTGGGATTAAATGGGATATTAGAAAAGAGATGCCTTATGGAATCTATGATGAGTTAGAGTTTGATGTTCCTGTTGCTTCAACAGGGGATAGTTTTGGAAGATATCTTTGTTATATGCAAGAGATGAGAGAGTCTGCAAAAATTTTAAGACAACTTATCCCTATGTATGAAAAAAGTGAATTGCAACTAATGGCTCATGCTCCTGAATATATCTCTGCTCCAAAAGAGGATATTATGACTCAAAACTACTCTTTAATGCAACACTTTGTTCTTGTAACTCAAGGTATGAGACCACCAAAAGGTGAAGTATATGTTGCAACTGAATCTCCAAAGGGTGAGTTAGGATATATGATTGTAAGTGATGGGACGCCATACGCATATAAAATGAAACTAAGAGCACCATCTTTTTGGCACACAGGTATTTTTGAAGATTTATTACCAGGGCACCAATTGGCTGACGTTGTAACTATTATTGGTAGTTTAAACGTAGTATTTGGTGAAATTGACAGATAG
- a CDS encoding NAD(P)H-quinone oxidoreductase subunit 3, giving the protein MTHMEFSHPYFGAFFMFLFAFGAFIATVFLARLISRKLARLDTEKLKSTLYECGPEVTKQPSSVSVQFYLMALLFILFDIEIIFMFPWAIDFKVLGWFGFVEMILFILLLTIGFIYAWKKGALEWHSIK; this is encoded by the coding sequence ATGACACATATGGAGTTTTCACATCCGTATTTTGGTGCATTTTTCATGTTTTTATTTGCTTTTGGTGCATTTATTGCAACAGTGTTTTTAGCAAGATTAATAAGCCGAAAATTAGCTAGACTTGATACAGAAAAATTAAAGTCTACACTTTATGAATGTGGACCTGAAGTTACAAAACAACCAAGCAGTGTATCAGTACAATTTTATTTGATGGCACTTCTATTTATTCTTTTTGATATAGAGATAATTTTTATGTTTCCATGGGCAATAGATTTTAAAGTATTGGGATGGTTTGGATTTGTAGAGATGATTCTATTTATACTTCTACTTACTATTGGATTTATCTATGCATGGAAAAAAGGAGCGCTTGAATGGCACAGCATAAAGTAA
- a CDS encoding NADH-quinone oxidoreductase subunit C: protein MRKYTPKNDVQKKSYFSDRFYVTPETPKKDPSEDTIYATDIEALKSKFEIVNSYIEIDELVVYINSEDNVNVLTFLKQELEYEMLMELSAIDYIAQKGGFEIFYEMLSLSKKRRMRVKTFIRQKQAIESVYSVFKMANWAEREMYDMYGVKVTNHPNMKRILMPDDWYDHPLRKTYPLHGDEAAQWYEVDKIFGKEAREEIGPEIRDGANVDRYDTQRFARLGHEVPYGVDITDGKEPEHTPLGYQEEGGVVIIKKLHEDTSVTLEERR from the coding sequence ATGAGAAAATATACTCCTAAAAATGATGTACAAAAAAAATCATACTTTAGTGATAGATTTTATGTAACACCAGAGACACCTAAAAAAGATCCAAGTGAAGATACAATCTATGCAACTGATATAGAGGCTTTGAAATCAAAATTTGAAATTGTTAACTCATATATTGAGATTGATGAGTTAGTAGTTTACATTAATAGTGAAGATAATGTAAATGTTCTTACATTTTTGAAACAAGAGCTAGAGTATGAGATGCTAATGGAACTATCTGCAATTGATTACATTGCACAAAAAGGTGGTTTTGAAATATTTTATGAAATGCTTTCACTATCTAAAAAAAGAAGAATGAGAGTAAAAACTTTTATTAGACAAAAACAAGCAATTGAATCTGTATATTCAGTATTTAAAATGGCAAACTGGGCAGAGAGAGAAATGTATGATATGTATGGTGTAAAAGTTACGAACCATCCAAATATGAAAAGAATCCTTATGCCTGATGATTGGTATGACCACCCTTTAAGAAAAACTTATCCACTTCATGGAGATGAAGCAGCTCAATGGTATGAGGTTGATAAAATCTTTGGAAAAGAGGCTAGAGAAGAGATAGGTCCAGAGATTAGAGATGGGGCAAATGTTGATAGATATGATACTCAAAGGTTTGCAAGACTTGGACATGAAGTACCATATGGAGTTGATATTACTGATGGCAAAGAGCCAGAACATACACCTTTAGGTTATCAAGAAGAGGGTGGAGTTGTTATTATTAAAAAACTTCACGAAGATACAAGTGTTACATTAGAAGAGAGAAGATAG
- a CDS encoding phosphatidylserine decarboxylase family protein encodes MNHLKKIRAGGWLPSQTEHIDAWIVELKMEVYKQNKPLIKPIKDFKQMVENDSVLNATAAAMFTEARIWREKTPLGTSEVKDFNEFLILLNGIMTQAPQFTVCKDKKGDLEPCGLIGFPINALLDWPMATSFGYDFFANSLVNQQFKKILEYWSKYLVSKDSRYVLVDNYPKKTPEVIAWLSAPAKKEMVKVACEAIKEKDQKNCNEKKFEDIFECDPEDKYYGFKSWDDFFTRKFKEGVRPIAKGEDIIVNACESAPLQVVKDVKKDAKFWLKGQPYSLENMMNFDPLAKEFEGGTVYQAFLSALSYHRWNSPVGGKIKKAFIVNGTYYLENKYYGFVNKQEADPSAPNDSQPFLSAVATRAVIFIEADNPKIGLMCFIAIGMAEVSSCEITVKEGQKIKKGDELGMFHFGGSTHCLIFRPEVKLKFDFHNNKKPNINAVNIPVHAKLATLI; translated from the coding sequence ATGAATCACTTAAAAAAGATTAGGGCTGGTGGCTGGCTTCCTTCTCAAACAGAGCATATTGATGCGTGGATAGTAGAGTTAAAAATGGAGGTTTATAAACAAAATAAACCTTTGATAAAACCAATAAAAGATTTTAAGCAGATGGTTGAAAATGATTCGGTTTTAAATGCTACTGCTGCTGCAATGTTCACAGAAGCTAGAATCTGGCGAGAAAAAACTCCACTTGGAACTTCTGAGGTAAAAGATTTTAATGAGTTTTTAATTCTATTAAATGGTATTATGACCCAAGCGCCGCAGTTTACTGTGTGCAAAGATAAAAAAGGAGATTTGGAGCCTTGTGGTCTTATAGGGTTTCCTATAAATGCCCTTCTTGATTGGCCTATGGCTACAAGTTTTGGTTATGATTTTTTTGCAAATAGTTTGGTGAACCAACAGTTTAAAAAGATTCTTGAATATTGGAGCAAATACCTTGTAAGTAAAGATTCAAGATATGTTTTAGTGGATAATTATCCAAAAAAGACTCCTGAAGTAATTGCTTGGTTAAGTGCACCAGCTAAAAAAGAGATGGTAAAAGTGGCTTGTGAAGCTATAAAAGAGAAAGATCAAAAAAATTGTAATGAAAAAAAGTTTGAAGATATATTTGAGTGTGATCCTGAAGATAAATATTATGGATTTAAATCTTGGGATGATTTTTTTACAAGAAAATTCAAAGAAGGAGTAAGACCAATAGCAAAGGGTGAAGATATAATAGTAAATGCTTGCGAATCTGCGCCTCTACAAGTTGTAAAAGATGTAAAAAAAGATGCAAAGTTTTGGCTAAAAGGACAACCTTACTCTTTAGAAAATATGATGAACTTTGATCCTTTGGCAAAAGAGTTTGAAGGCGGGACAGTTTATCAAGCATTTTTAAGTGCATTAAGTTATCACAGATGGAACTCTCCAGTAGGTGGAAAAATAAAAAAAGCTTTTATTGTAAATGGAACTTATTATCTAGAAAACAAATATTATGGTTTTGTAAATAAACAAGAAGCAGATCCTAGTGCTCCAAATGATTCACAACCCTTTCTAAGTGCGGTTGCAACTAGAGCTGTTATTTTTATAGAAGCTGACAATCCAAAAATAGGCTTAATGTGCTTTATAGCAATAGGTATGGCAGAAGTATCATCTTGTGAAATTACTGTAAAAGAGGGACAAAAAATCAAAAAAGGTGATGAGCTAGGAATGTTCCATTTTGGAGGTTCAACCCATTGTTTAATCTTTAGACCAGAAGTAAAACTAAAATTTGATTTTCATAATAATAAAAAACCAAATATCAATGCTGTAAATATACCAGTACATGCAAAACTTGCAACACTTATATAG
- a CDS encoding NADPH-dependent FMN reductase: MSTIGILVASSNNNLLLAQKLKELGDAQGLKSEIIDLVSLNLPLYNTIEEEKNGIPQAAKELVEKIAGFKAFIIVAPEYNGVMPPVLNNAISWSSRATKDWRETFNEKFVALATHSGGGGTKVLQAMRLQFIHMGANVLGRELLTSYDKPLNEESANNILEQLGKLAKI; encoded by the coding sequence ATGTCTACAATAGGTATTTTAGTAGCAAGTTCAAACAACAATCTTCTATTGGCTCAAAAACTTAAAGAGCTAGGGGATGCACAAGGATTAAAAAGCGAGATTATTGATTTAGTTAGTCTAAATCTCCCTTTATATAACACAATAGAAGAGGAGAAAAATGGTATTCCTCAAGCGGCAAAAGAGTTAGTAGAAAAGATTGCTGGTTTCAAAGCTTTTATTATTGTTGCTCCTGAATATAATGGTGTTATGCCTCCTGTTCTAAATAATGCTATATCTTGGTCTTCAAGGGCAACAAAAGATTGGAGAGAGACTTTTAATGAGAAATTTGTAGCACTAGCAACACATAGTGGTGGAGGAGGAACAAAAGTTCTTCAAGCAATGAGATTGCAGTTTATCCATATGGGTGCAAATGTTTTAGGAAGAGAGCTTTTAACAAGTTATGATAAACCTCTAAATGAAGAGAGTGCAAACAATATTTTAGAACAGTTAGGAAAGCTTGCAAAGATTTAA
- a CDS encoding ATP-binding protein produces the protein MNEIIDYIKAENVEKTTFFKHLKCSKAEAKILQYITKEYILGRDTLIVIDILAEFYDLKKFEHLAHIKEIKSLLGLGWLVQNSFDHIKLSDMSQLELLNSAVTLSPAYLKFLEKGSMDFVLPEIKSYTDHLEYLQDQFFKIDLAQQLNLVKRNFDENSPNINRLKTKLTLLENRIKDRVKETTNKILLEDFFKENSLNEQEQMLFLALLKEEYSGGDGTIRDMNSLIDLISSDAYEKIKYRSLLEEGSNLVSNGLVDYDEVLTPFGGINRNFYIPDDILYKISHPTKKKEGAGKIKLDTLIKDQDTFELISTTKSLDDVVLNEKTREVLDSLLKQMDKAVFNRLKMWGLKDKRRGIEARIIFYGFAGTGKTLTALALARSLKKQVLSFDCSKILSMYVGESEKNVRAIFDKYYELRDRSKSEPILLLNEADQFLSSRTTSSSSGSEKMHNQMQNIFLEQIERFDGILIATTNLLESLDKAFSRRFNYKIEFKKPTLKQRVQLWEKLLPENLPLEEGFDIQKLAKHELTGGQIEMVIKNTAFKIAVDEDPLFTIKAFEEQIEKEKKGNFDSETKVGFFS, from the coding sequence ATGAATGAGATTATAGATTATATAAAAGCTGAAAATGTAGAAAAAACTACATTTTTTAAACACTTAAAGTGCTCAAAAGCAGAAGCAAAAATCTTACAATATATTACAAAAGAGTATATTTTAGGTAGAGATACTTTGATTGTTATAGATATATTAGCTGAGTTCTATGATTTGAAAAAGTTTGAACACTTAGCTCATATAAAAGAGATAAAATCCTTGCTTGGACTTGGATGGTTAGTTCAAAATAGTTTTGATCATATAAAACTTAGTGATATGTCACAGTTAGAACTTTTAAATTCAGCTGTTACACTGTCACCTGCATATTTAAAGTTTTTGGAAAAAGGTTCAATGGATTTTGTGCTTCCAGAAATCAAAAGTTATACGGATCATTTGGAGTATCTTCAAGATCAGTTTTTCAAAATAGATTTAGCTCAACAGTTAAATCTTGTAAAAAGAAATTTTGATGAAAATTCTCCAAATATAAATAGACTAAAGACAAAACTAACTCTACTTGAAAATAGAATTAAAGATAGGGTAAAAGAGACAACAAATAAAATTTTACTTGAGGATTTTTTCAAAGAAAACAGTTTAAATGAACAAGAACAAATGCTTTTTTTAGCTCTTTTAAAAGAGGAGTATTCAGGTGGGGATGGAACAATTAGAGATATGAACTCTTTAATTGATTTAATCTCAAGCGACGCTTATGAGAAGATAAAATATAGAAGTTTGTTAGAAGAGGGCTCAAACCTTGTTTCAAATGGACTTGTGGATTATGATGAGGTTCTAACTCCTTTTGGAGGGATAAATAGAAACTTCTATATTCCAGATGATATTTTATATAAAATCTCTCATCCAACTAAGAAAAAAGAGGGTGCAGGAAAAATCAAACTTGATACACTAATAAAAGACCAAGATACCTTTGAACTTATTAGTACAACAAAAAGTTTAGATGATGTTGTGTTAAATGAAAAAACAAGGGAAGTTTTAGATTCACTTTTAAAACAGATGGATAAAGCAGTATTTAATAGACTTAAAATGTGGGGATTAAAAGACAAAAGAAGAGGAATTGAAGCTAGAATTATTTTTTATGGATTTGCAGGAACAGGTAAAACTTTGACTGCTTTAGCTTTGGCTAGATCACTTAAAAAACAGGTTCTTAGTTTTGACTGTTCAAAAATTTTATCTATGTATGTAGGTGAGAGTGAGAAAAATGTTAGAGCTATTTTTGACAAATATTATGAGTTAAGAGATAGAAGTAAATCTGAACCAATACTACTTTTAAATGAAGCAGACCAATTTTTAAGTTCTAGAACAACTTCAAGTAGTAGCGGAAGTGAAAAAATGCACAATCAGATGCAAAATATATTTTTAGAACAGATTGAACGCTTCGACGGAATACTTATTGCAACTACAAATCTTCTAGAATCTCTAGATAAAGCTTTTTCAAGAAGATTTAACTACAAAATTGAATTCAAAAAACCAACACTTAAACAAAGAGTTCAATTATGGGAAAAACTTCTACCAGAAAATCTTCCATTGGAAGAGGGATTTGATATTCAAAAACTTGCCAAACATGAGCTCACAGGTGGGCAGATTGAGATGGTAATAAAAAATACTGCTTTTAAGATTGCAGTTGATGAGGATCCTTTATTTACAATCAAAGCTTTTGAAGAGCAAATAGAGAAAGAGAAAAAAGGTAATTTTGATTCTGAGACAAAGGTTGGATTCTTTAGTTAG